Proteins from a genomic interval of Coccinella septempunctata chromosome 2, icCocSept1.1, whole genome shotgun sequence:
- the LOC123306476 gene encoding peroxisomal multifunctional enzyme type 2-like isoform X1, translating to MSELRFDDRVVVVTGAGAGLGRAYAHLFASRGAKVVVNDLGGGRHGDGSSSKAADTVVEEIKAKGGTAVADYNSVVEGDKIIKTALDNFGRVDVLINNAGILRDKSFTRISDQDWDLVHQVHLKGSFKTTQAAFPIFKKQNYGRIIMTASNSGIYGNFGQANYSAAKMGLIGLANTIAIEGKRSNIHCNVIIPTAASRLTEDILPPDIFAELKPELIAPVVAYLCHESCEDTGLYIDSAAGWAGKYEIVRSKGSLLRKSKNEGVSVENVKNVWEKIKNMEGASRLSSIEEATGSLLTALEEMEGGASESKENGAVENVDGDVFKYNSRDVIIYALGVGSSLKNEGELKYLYENHEEFMALPSFFVLPAIQAMFMSDFLERAVPGRTVNLSQVLHGEQYIEIVGDLPTEGTLVSKISVAEVMDKGSGAAVVVNVDSYTPKGDLVLRNQSVVFCVGAGGFGGPRTGTKAIQCVKKPARNPDKTVSQQTGVDQAALYRLSGDLNPLHIDPNMAIMSGFKTPILHGLATFGYSIRMILAVYANNDCKLFKACKARFVKPVLPGQTLKVDMWRESNRIYFETSIAETDTVVIGGAYLDLKSINMQPSVNKLSSGLQSDAIFEFIIDQVKADPGKAKSVGGVFLYNITKDGKQVKQWTMDLKSASVYEGAPKDVKANTTLTISDDDFLLLAQGKLNPQVAFMKGKLKIQGNIMLAQKLAPILKANSKL from the exons ATGAGTGAATTACGTTTTGATGATAGAGTCGTTGTTGTAACTGGGGCTGGAGCAGGTTTAGGAAGAGCCTATGCCCATCTATTTGCTTCTAGAGGAGCAAAGGTTGTGGTTAATGATCTTGGAGGTGGTAGACATGGTGATGGCAGTTCGTCAAAAGCAGCAGATACTGTTGTTGAAGAAATAAAAGCTAAGG GTGGTACTGCTGTAGCTGATTATAATTCTGTAGTGGAGGGTGACAAAATCATTAAAACAGCCTTAGACAACTTTGGACGTGTTGATGTCCTTATTAATAATGCAGGAATACTTCGTGATAAGAGTTTCACCAGGATATCTGATCAAGACTGGG ATTTGGTTCATCAAGTGCACCTCAAGGGAAGTTTCAAAACAACCCAAGCCGCCTTTCCTATTTTCAAAAAGCAGAACTATGGCAGAATTATAATGACAGCATCTAATTCTGGAATTTACG GTAATTTTGGGCAGGCAAATTATTCCGCTGCTAAAATGGGTTTGATTGGTTTGGCAAATACAATAGCCATTGAAGGAAAGAGGAGTAATATCCATTGTAATGTTATTATACCTACTGCTGCCAGCAGACTGACTGAGGATATATTACCCCCTGACATATTTGCTGAGTTAAAACCGGAACTCATAGCACCTGTTGTG GCGTATCTCTGCCATGAAAGTTGTGAAGACACAGGTCTGTATATAGATTCAGCTGCTGGTTGGGCAGGAAAATATGAGATCGTTAGATCAAAGGGGTCACTCTTGAGAAAGAGCAAGAATGAAGGTGTTTCTGTAGAAAATGTTAAAAATGtttgggaaaaaataaaaaacatggaGGGAGCAAGTAGACTGAGCAGCATAGAAGAAGCCACCGGATCTTTGTTGACTGCCCTCGAAGAAATGGAAGGTGGAGCAAGTGAATCCAAAGAAAACGGCGCTGTTGAAAATGTCGATGGAGATGTTTTCAAGTATAATTCCAGGGATGTCATCATTTATGCCTTGGGAG TTGGTTCTTCATTGAAAAACGAAGGTGAACTTAAATATCTTTATGAGAATCATGAGGAGTTCATGGCTCTTCCATCTTTCTTTGTCCTGCCTGCAATCCAAGCAATGTTTATGTCGGACTTTTTGGAAAGGGCAGTACCTGGTCGCACTGTCAACTTGAGCCAAGTTCTGCATGGTGAGCAGTACATCGAAATAGTAGGCGATTTGCCAACAGAGGGAACTCTTGTTTCTAAGATCTCAGTTGCTGAGGTTATGGACAAAGGCTCTGGTGCTGCAGTTGTAGTAAATG TTGATTCCTATACACCAAAAGGCGACTTAGTCTTACGCAACCAATCAGTTGTTTTTTGTGTTGGTGCTGGAGGATTTGGGGGTCCCCGTACTGGAACAAAAGCTATACAATGTGTGAAAAAGCCAGCTAGAAATCCTGATAAGACTGTGAGCCAACAAACTGGAGTGGACCAAGCAGCTTTATATAGGTTGAGTGGAGATCTTAATCCATTGCATATTGATCCCAATATGGCTATTATGAGTGGCTTTAAAACACCAATTTTACATGGATTGGCAACTTTTGGATATTCCATTAGAATGATATTGGCAGTATATGCCAATAATGATTGCAAATTATTCAAGGCTTGCAAG GCGCGTTTTGTGAAACCAGTATTACCTGGCCAAACTTTAAAAGTTGATATGTGGAGAGAGAGCAACAGAATCTATTTCGAAACATCCATAGCTGAAACAGATACAGTTGTAATAGGAG GAGCATACCTAGACTTGAAATCAATCAATATGCAACCTTCAGTTAATAAACTATCTTCTGGATTGCAAAGTGATGCTATTTTCGAGTTTATCATTGATCAAGTAAAAGCTGATCCAGGAAAAGCAAAATCAGTTGGAGGAGTATTTCTATACAATATTACCAAAGATGGGAAACAGGTTAAACAATGGA cCATGGATCTGAAGAGTGCCTCGGTTTATGAAGGAGCTCCTAAAGATGTAAAAGCTAACACAACTCTCACAATCTCCGATGACGATTTTCTGTTATTAGCTCAAGGAAAACTCAATCCACAAGTGGCTTTTATGAAAGGAAAATTGAAGATACAGGGAAACATCATGTTGGCCCAAAAATTGGCACCCATTCTCAAAGCCAATTCTAAGctttaa
- the LOC123306881 gene encoding DNA repair protein RAD51 homolog 1 codes for MAMSMASTATIEEQDDECGPLPVSKLEGNGISSGDIQKLEEAGFHTIEAIAFSPKKYLLAIKGMSENKVEKLLTEAAKLVPMGFTTAAEFHQKRSEIVSLTTGSKGLDKLLGGGIETGSITELFGEFRTGKTQLCHTLAVTCQLPIESGGGEGKCLFIDTEGTFRPERLPAIAERYKLNPQEVLDNISYARCYNTDHQTQLLIQAAAMMVESRYALLVVDNAMALYRTDYSGRGELSARQMHLARFLRMLLRLADEFGVAVVITNQVVAQVDGMAMMNADPKKPIGGNIMAHASTTRLYLRKGRGETRMCKIYDSPCLPESEAMFAIYPDGIGDPKE; via the exons atggcAATGAGTATGGCATCTACAGCTACAATAGAAGAACAGGATGATGAATGTGGTCCTCTTCCGGTATCAAAACTAGAG GGCAATGGAATTTCATCAGGAGATATACAGAAACTGGAAGAAGCAGGTTTTCACACAATTGAAGCAATCGCATTCTCTCCCAAAAAATACCTCCTTGCTATCAAAGGAATGTCTGAAAACAAAGTTGAAAAGTTACTTACTGAAGCTGCCAAGTTAGTGCCTATGGGTTTCACTACGGCTGCAGAGTTTCATCAGAAACGTTCAGAAATTGTTTCGCTTACTACAGGTTCGAAAGGTTTGGATAAGCTCTTAGGAGGAGGCATTGAAACCGGTTCTATAACTGAATTATTTGGTGAATTTAGAACAGGAAAAACTCAGCTGTGTCATACTTTAGCAGTAACTTGCCAA TTGCCAATTGAGAGTGGAGGAGGAGAAGGGAAATGTCTTTTTATTGATACAGAAGGAACATTCAGACCTGAACGTTTACCTGCTATTGCTGAGCGTTATAAATTGAATCCACAGGAGGTGCTAGATAATATATCTTATGCAAGGTGCTATAATACAGACCATCAAACTCAATTATTGATCCAGGCAGCCGCTATGATGGTAGAATCAAG GTATGCTTTATTGGTTGTTGACAACGCAATGGCTCTATATAGAACTGATTATTCAGGACGAGGTGAATTATCTGCAAGACAAATGCATCTTGCCAGATTTTTAAGGATGTTATTGAGGTTAGCTGATGAG TTTGGAGTGGCGGTAGTTATAACTAATCAAGTGGTAGCCCaagtcgatggaatggcgatgaTGAATGCTGATCCGAAAAAACCAATTGGAGGCAACATTATGGCACATGCCTCAACGACCAGGTTGTACCTTAGGAAAGGCAGAGGCGAGACTAGAATGTGTAAAATTTATGATTCACCGTGTCTGCCAGAATCAGAAGCCATGTTTGCCATATATCCAGATGGTATAGGAGACCCTAAGGAATAG
- the LOC123308241 gene encoding phosphopantothenoylcysteine decarboxylase, producing MVNVLLGCTGSVATIKLPLLLQGILDQNETEVKVNVVLTRRGEHFINSLPFSSENVKVFTDEDEWSSWEKRGDPVLHIELAKWADIFVIAPLSANSLAKLANGLCDNLLTCIARAWDQSKPLIFCPAMNTKMYEHVLTKEHIDKLLSWGYKCIPVIEKTLMCGDTGLGAMAEVDTIVEYIKNVIKEKKLYKNV from the exons aTGGTTAATGTATTATTAGGTTGTACCGGCAGTGTTGCTACAATAAAATTGCCTTTATTATTACAAGGAATACTAGACCAAAACGAGACGGAAGTGAAGGTTAATGTGGTTCTAACTAGAAGAGGCGAACATTTTATTAATTCTCTTCCCTTTTCCTCTGAAAACGTCAAAGTATTTACAGACGAAGATGAATGGTCCTCTTGGGAAAAACGTGGTGATCCTGTTCTGCATATAGAGTTAGCAAAATGGGCAGATATTTTTGTGATAGCACCTTTGAGCGCTAACTCGCTGGCAAAATTGGCAAAT ggttTGTGCGATAACCTGTTAACCTGTATAGCAAGAGCTTGGGACCAAAGTAAACCCCTCATTTTTTGTCCAGCTATGAACACTAAAATGTATGAACATGTTCTTACCAAAGAGCATATAGATAAACTATTATCGTGGGGCTATAAATGTAttcctgtgattgaaaaaactCTCATGTGTGGTGACACTGGTTTAGGTGCAATGGCAGAAGTGGATACTATTGTTGAATACATTAAAAAtgtaattaaagaaaaaaaattgtataaaaatgtttga
- the LOC123306476 gene encoding peroxisomal multifunctional enzyme type 2-like isoform X2 encodes MQPSVNKLSSGLQSDAIFEFIIDQVKADPGKAKSVGGVFLYNITKDGKQVKQWTMDLKSASVYEGAPKDVKANTTLTISDDDFLLLAQGKLNPQVAFMKGKLKIQGNIMLAQKLAPILKANSKL; translated from the exons ATGCAACCTTCAGTTAATAAACTATCTTCTGGATTGCAAAGTGATGCTATTTTCGAGTTTATCATTGATCAAGTAAAAGCTGATCCAGGAAAAGCAAAATCAGTTGGAGGAGTATTTCTATACAATATTACCAAAGATGGGAAACAGGTTAAACAATGGA cCATGGATCTGAAGAGTGCCTCGGTTTATGAAGGAGCTCCTAAAGATGTAAAAGCTAACACAACTCTCACAATCTCCGATGACGATTTTCTGTTATTAGCTCAAGGAAAACTCAATCCACAAGTGGCTTTTATGAAAGGAAAATTGAAGATACAGGGAAACATCATGTTGGCCCAAAAATTGGCACCCATTCTCAAAGCCAATTCTAAGctttaa
- the LOC123308240 gene encoding vacuolar protein sorting-associated protein 4-like, with translation MILSVEAEFEFKFKYHVFFGLTISSTMDFFWDENDSNEINLHSQEIFSYCLTLFKSYESLLSEFSNINGLIDHDVVLRKIEECGLAVRNILEFADGPFTVTLFGLLNRLQEFSDAIEKRKTHEKSSNEMNMLATGKNKVEKPWESKSTPTKLIDAVRNTIEIPRVNGLHNLAGLEEIKKVLKTMFLLPIKHPQLFVNRKTSNKLLLFGPPGTGKTLLAHAIAAEIKAVFHNISSSDIFSPLVGESEKMMKCLFQSAKESNEYTILFIDEIDAFCRTRSSSEQAHSRRLITEMMCQMNSIEDCPNIFVIGATNCPWDLDSAILRRFHKRIFVPLPDKNEREELLKFYTDETQLSTYEASQWNQLLDITEGLSSSDLASLVQNAMDIPLMELQETRVWKKTIDDFYEPADREDNYCKIIWKRLEDLPENSVRSRPLKLLDLISAAQSFKPTVSQEWILKYDAFIKK, from the exons ATGATATTGTCTGTGGAAGCggaatttgaattcaaattcaaatatcatGTTTTCTTTGGTTTAACAATTAGTTCAACAATGGATTTTTTCTGGGATGAAAATGACTCAAATGAAATAAATCTACattctcaagaaatattttcctaCTGTCTGACACTGTTCAAAag TTATGAAAGTTTGCTGAGCGAATTCAGCAATATCAATGGATTAATCGATCACGATGTAGTGCTTCGCAAAATCGAAGAATGTGGTCTTGCAGTAAGAAATATTTTGGAATTTGCTGATGGACCTTTTACA GTTACGCTTTTTGGGCTCCTCAATCGTTTACAGGAATTTTCTGACGCTATCGAAAAGAGAAAGACCCACGAAAAATcctcgaatgaaatgaatatgctTGCAACTGGgaaaaataaagttgaaaaacCTTGGGAGAGCAAGAGTACACCCACAAAACTCATCGATGCAGTACGAAACACGATAGAAATTCCAAGGGTGAATGGTTTGCATAATTTGGCAGGtcttgaagaaataaaaaaagtccTGAAAACGATGTTTTTGTTACCTATTAAACATCCACAACTTTTTGTGAACAGGAAGACTTCAAATAAATTGTTATTGTTTGGACCACCAGGAACTGGAAAAACTCTATTGGCTCATGCAATTGCAGCAGAAATTAAAGCCGTGTTTCACAATATTTCATCCAGTGATATATTCTCGCCTCTAGTAGGAGAAAGTGAAAA GATGATGAAGTGTTTATTTCAAAGTGCTAAAGAAAGCAATGAGTACACCATACTTTTCATAGATGAAATTGACGCCTTTTGTAGGACAAGGAGTTCTTCCGAACAAGCACATTCAAGAAG ATTAATCACCGAAATGATGTGTCAAATGAACAGCATCGAAGATTGCCCCAATATTTTCGTTATTGGAGCTACCAACTGTCCGTGGGACTTAGATTCGGCAATCTTGCGCAGATTTCATAAACGTATTTTCGTTCCTCTGCCAGATAAAAACGAAAGGGAGGAACTCCTGAAATTTTACACCGATGAAACTCAGCTTTCAACGTACGAAGCATCGCAATGGAACCAACTTCTGGACATAACGGAAGGCCTCTCAAGTTCCGATTTAGCCAGTCTTGTCCAGAACGCTATGGACATCCCCTTGATGGAGTTGCAAGAAACCAGGGTTTGGAAGAAAACGATTGACGACTTCTACGAGCCAGCAGATAGGGAAGATAATTATTGCAAGATCATTTGGAAAAGATTGGAAGACCTCCCCGAAAATTCAGTAAGATCGAGGCCGCTGAAATTATTGGATTTAATATCTGCTGCTCAGAGTTTTAAGCCGACCGTTAGTCAGGAATGGATACTTAAATATGATGCCTTCATCAAGAAATAA
- the LOC123308238 gene encoding bone morphogenetic protein receptor type-2, which produces MAKQMLLVAIFFFYIELCRADGNILCATRAGTINFINDDGRLENRSLETTQLKCNYCYTLWQESSNASETVIMGQGCWDVSGLPNECDKSACTANTKPSKVMNNTKFCCCSTNMCNENFTDIYRPGDEPPPEKPPKQTLDMTWLWLLVSFVCCFIFLLMWISCWLFAPWKTAKKFEDVESTQPLPPSTDYSLDKLKLLNVIGQGRYGSVWRGLIDDQEVAVKMFPSHHRNYFLNEHNMYKASGENSALLKCFGGGEYVISPGGPTEYLLLLSLEQECLQEYLKKHTLDLPTLGKMSLGVAKGLAHLHSDLGKPCIAHRDINTRNILVRTDLSCCICDLGLAVTPRAAENRSLTEAGTLRYMAPEVLEGAVNLRDCESALKQIDVYALGLVLWELGSRCTDMQNGETHPYSPPFYKEAGENPSLEQMQTLVSRRKVRPLWPQSWKDTAAARLLCETAEDCWDQDAEARLTSLCVVERLLELPHLKGRVLHPMHPPASPTPLINNNHLHDRDRQIDVSVRTVETLLSPTEENCKNSNQLAAYKTPMQPYQGRNPCLERNLNSGSSDNLLIDKSLKHCSNSDSQNLITNDFLNFQINHRATPIPYLQNAVHGSPKRYNNIPQTKRSRFKWNDLKSFFSGKKHPDSSDCKQTQVKLSSKLINSFGQNGVTTTLLGEHEAKRPSTLSLSVVKPKESTNSTSGVAQILKSKNGGSISRQQSIEHFNEVFCSTMDLSRLKDPSCRVKTPGDVPPSVRRTRGKAAKDSSTRFSLYDDRIMCRGQWGSAPDLEPQAPLRNTQMNDPQDRDSISSF; this is translated from the exons ATGGCTAAACAAATGCTGCTAGTAGCAATTTTCTTCTTCTACATTGAACTGTGTAGGGCCGATGGCAATATTTTGTGTGCCACTAGGGCTGGAACTATAAATTTCATCAACGATGATGGAAGATTGGAGAACAGGTCTTTGGAGACGACACAGTTGAAATGTAATTATTGCTATACCCTTTGGCAAGAGAGCAGCAATGCTAGCGAAACTGTCATCATGGGACAAG GTTGCTGGGACGTTTCCGGACTGCCTAACGAATGCGACAAATCGGCCTGCACCGCCAACACCAAACCCTCGAAGGTGATGAACAACACCAAGTTCTGCTGCTGTTCGACGAACATGTGCAACGAAAACTTTACCGACATCTATAGGCCTGGCGACGAACCGCCGCCCGAAAAGCCGCCTAAGCAGACCCTCGACATGACCTGGCTGTGGCTGTTGGTTTCTTTCGTGTGCTGTTTCATATTCCTGCTGATGTGGATCTCCTGTTGGCTGTTCGCGCCTTGGAAGACCGCCAAGAAGTTCGAAGATGTCGAATCCACCCAGCCGCTTCCCCCTTCCACCGATTACAGTTTGGACAAGCTGAAGTTGTTGAACGTCATAG GTCAAGGTAGATATGGGTCTGTTTGGAGAGGCCTAATCGACGACCAGGAAGTGGCAGTCAAGATGTTTCCTTCCCACCATCGAAACTACTTCCTGAACGAGCACAACATGTACAAAGCGTCCGGCGAAAATTCTGCTTTATTGAAGTGCTTCGGAGGTGGAGAATACGTGATAAGTCCAG GTGGACCTACGGAGTACCTTCTCTTGTTGAGTTTAGAACAGGAGTGTCTTCAGGAGTACCTGAAGAAGCACACTCTCGATCTTCCTACGTTAGGAAAAATGAGTTTGGGGGTCGCGAAGGGGTTGGCCCATCTTCATTCGGACCTGGGTAAGCCTTGCATCGCGCATCGGGACATAAACACGAGGAACATCCTGGTGAGGACGGACCTGAGTTGTTGTATATGCGATCTGGGACTGGCGGTGACGCCCAGGGCCGCTGAGAATAGGTCACTCACAGAAGCAG GAACCCTGCGCTACATGGCCCCCGAAGTGCTGGAGGGGGCGGTGAACCTGCGCGACTGCGAGAGCGCCCTCAAGCAAATCGACGTTTACGCCCTGGGTCTGGTGCTGTGGGAGTTGGGGTCGAGATGCACGGACATGCAGAACGGCGAGACCCACCCGTATTCGCCCCCGTTTTACAAGGAGGCCGGCGAGAACCCCAGCCTGGAGCAGATGCAAACGTTGGTGAGCAGGAGGAAGGTGAGGCCGCTGTGGCCGCAGTCGTGGAAGGACACCGCGGCGGCCAGGCTGCTCTGCGAGACCGCGGAAGACTGCTGGGATCAG GACGCGGAAGCCCGTCTGACGTCCCTGTGCGTGGTCGAACGCTTACTGGAGCTTCCCCACCTGAAAGGAAGGGTGCTGCATCCCATGCACCCGCCCGCCAGTCCCACCCCCCTGATCAACAACAACCACCTCCACGATCGCGACCGGCAGATCGACGTGTCCGTGCGCACCGTGGAGACCCTGCTGTCGCCCACGGAGGAGAACTGCAAGAACTCCAACCAGCTGGCCGCCTACAAGACGCCCATGCAGCCGTACCAGGGTCGGAACCCGTGCCTGGAGCGCAACCTGAACTCCGGCTCCAGCGACAACCTACTCATCGACAAATCGCTCAAACACTGCTCGAACTCCGACTCGCAGAACCTCATCACGAACGACTTCCTCAACTTCCAGATCAACCACAGGGCCACGCCGATACCCTACCTGCAGAACGCGGTGCACGGTAGCCCGAAAAG GTACAACAACATACCCCAGACGAAGAGGTCGAGGTTCAAATGGAACGACCTGAAAAGTTTCTTCTCGGGCAAGAAGCACCCGGACAGTTCCGATTGCAAGCAGACGCAGGTGAAGCTGAGCAGTAAACTGATCAACAGTTTCGGCCAGAACGGCGTCACGACGACCCTGTTGGGCGAGCACGAGGCCAAGCGGCCCTCCACGCTGTCCCTGTCTGTGGTCAAACCCAAAGAGAGTACAAATTCCACGTCGGGAGTGGCGCAGATCTTGAAGTCCAAGAACGGCGGCAGCATATCCAGACAGCAGTCGATCGAGCACTTCAACGAGGTGTTCTGCTCCACCATGGACCTGTCCAGACTGAAGGATCCGTCGTGTAGGGTCAAGACGCCGGGTGACGTGCCGCCGTCGGTGAGGAGGACCAGAGGCAAGGCGGCGAAGGATTCGTCGACCAGGTTTTCCCTGTACGACGATAGGATCATGTGCAGGGGACAGTGGGGTAGCGCGCCCGATCTGGAGCCGCAGGCGCCTTTACGGAACACCCAGATGAACGACCCTCAAGACAGGGATAGTATAAGTAGTTTTTAA
- the LOC123308242 gene encoding cytochrome c oxidase assembly protein COX19, which yields MSYALNQKVFTPVPPDKGSFPLDHEGVCKKSMIQYMRCLRENGNDNSFCRESAKEYLDCRMRNDLMAKEDWSKLGFQDSTHKDN from the coding sequence ATGTCATATGCCCTCAATCAGAAAGTTTTCACACCAGTTCCTCCTGATAAGGGAAGTTTTCCGCTGGATCATGAAGGAGTTTGTAAGAAATCAATGATTCAGTATATGAGATGTCTACGGGAAAATGGAAACGATAATAGTTTTTGTAGAGAAAGCGCCAAAGAATATTTGGATTGTCGAATGCGTAATGATTTGATGGCAAAAGAAGACTGGTCCAAATTAGGTTTTCAAGATTCGACGCATAAGGacaattaa
- the LOC123308239 gene encoding uncharacterized protein LOC123308239, whose amino-acid sequence MGKRLRLNRFITKWIKSDLPQDCSSVLLLGVTRIPTSPVPARRPCSLPLNSTNLHLPESPHLRRNSVSKRRTLVRKKSSLKKRDQDVPLRQPLTARVIDTGPDTPCSSGSATPTPGSTAATPPEPRNSDERTPEAVMDKSVDSIGSCSIDMEASVDTAEWSERSSTGTLLSASLLSSTPEPHLPSYLSLACTVNGYSTITNYDPVRLSKSRDASPQRPDTKNLTQPYTVLNNLLSPPNLVPLPSRAKVTGSNMTEQEFYSTATTIESYCSKEARFSSKFISKDSVDACYENTRNSINEKYISSFDSKVIKDVIQKQTYESNLTTETTKTQETKSFIQQRVERLYGPGALAQGFFVKKRQKSRLSESDAEKKVEGSNDHHSVSMSDKLLRDTTDDASCMKQSTSSPVLPVLRHLRPEFRAQLPIISHRKINEPGMQKSNTVPALKDEVKSNGHSKENGKTTDIEVIEILDDSIDEREEVKDGHHFIKVLEKEASRLLQMAEECEAELEKNDNLSEDAIGYIRSASGKAKLLVSQKMQQFKGLCTNNITQIEGEAFPTTNEDLQGFWDMVMLQVNQVDALFEDIAKLKQNDWKEVEPVKQNRSVLNGTKPKKIINRPVKSKVNTEEAQKQRMEREAERKRLIDERRKAMRAKCNQQQQNIEIFVAESS is encoded by the exons ATGGGAAAGAGACTGCGGTTGAACCGCTTCATCACGAAATGGATTAAGAG TGACCTACCCCAAGACTGTTCGTCGGTGCTGCTCCTTGGAGTTACTAGGATACCCACGTCTCCAGTGCCAGCTCGCCGACCCTGCTCCCTTCCCCTTAACTCCACCAATCTCCATTTACCTGAATCTCCTCATTTGAGACGGAATAGTGTCAGCAAAAGACGCACATTGGTGCGTAAAAAATCTTCGTTAAAGAAGAGGGATCAAGATGTCCCTCTGAGACAACCATTGACCGCTAGAGTCATAGACACCGGCCCGGACACGCCATGTTCTTCGGGTTCTGCAACTCCTACCCCTGGTAGCACTGCTGCCACTCCTCCTGAACCCCGTAATTCCGATGAAAGAACACCTGAAGCTGTGATGGATAAGTCGGTGGACTCGATTGGGTCTTGCTCAATCGATATGGAGGCATCAGTCGATACAGCAG AGTGGTCGGAACGATCATCAACTGGAACTCTTTTAAGCGCCAGCCTTCTTTCGAGCACTCCAGAACCTCACTTGCCGTCATATTTAAGTCTAGCTTGTACAGTAAACGGATACTCAACCATAACAAACTACGATCCAGTACGATTATCCAAATCCAGAGATGCTTCACCTCAGCGTCCAGACACAAAAAATCTGACACAACCCTACACGGTATTGAACAATTTGCTGTCGCCCCCAAACCTTGTTCCCCTCCCTAGCAGAGCTAAAGTGACAGGTTCAAACATGACCGAACAAGAGTTTTACAGCACGGCGACTACCATCGAGTCGTACTGTAGCAAGGAAGCCAGATTTTCCAGTAAATTCATCTCTAAAGACAGCGTTGACGCGTGTTATGAAAATACTCGTAATTCTATTAATGAAAAGTATATTAGCTCATTTGACAGTAAGGTTATAAAGGATGTGATACAAAAACAAACATACGAATCTAATTTAACTACAGAAACGACTAAAACTCAAGAAACCAAATCCTTCATTCAACAGAGGGTGGAAAGACTGTATGGGCCTGGCGCCCTTGCTCAAggatttttcgtgaaaaaacgACAAAAGAGTAGACTCTCCGAATCTGACGCTGAAAAAAAAGTAGAAGGTTCAAATGATCATCATTCTGTGTCTATGTCTGATAAACTGCTTCGGGATACAACAGATGACGCTTCCTGCATGAAGCAAAGTACAAGTTCGCCTGTGCTACCGGTGTTGAGGCATCTGAGACCAGAATTCAGGGCCCAACTACCTATTATAAGTCACAGAAAGATCAACGAGCCTGGAATGCAAAAAAGCAATACAGTTCCTGCCCTTAAAGATGAAGTTAAATCCAACGGCCATTCCAAAGAAAACGGGAAAACCACAGATATTGAAGTTATAGAAATTCTCGATGATTCAATTGATGAGCGAGAAG AAGTGAAAGATGGCCATCATTTCATAAAAGTTCTCGAGAAAGAAGCTTCCAGGCTGTTACAAATGGCGGAAGAATGCGAAGCAGAGCTAGAGAAAAATGATAACCTATCTGAAGATGCCATTGGGTATATCAGATCGGCTTCAGGAAAGGCAAAACTTCTTGTTTCGCAGAAAATGCAACAATTCAAAGGCTTGTGCACTAATAACATCACTCAA ATTGAAGGAGAAGCATTTCCAACAACAAATGAAGATCTTCAAGGATTTTGGGACATGGTGATGCTTCAAGTGAACCAAGTAGATGCATTATTTGAAGACATAGCTAAACTCAAGCAGAACGATTGGAAAGAG GTTGAACCAGTAAAACAAAACAGATCTGTACTGAACGGTACAAAACCTAAAAAAATCATCAATCGCCCTGTAAAGAGTAAAGTGAATACTGAAGAAGCACAGAAGCAAAGAATGGAGAGAGAAGCTGAAAGAAAACGACTGATTGATGAGAGAAGAAAGGCCATGAGAGCTAAATGCAACCAACAGCAACAAAACATCGAAATATTTgtggctgaatctagctga